The window AAACATAGATTTCATTTAATCACACGCAGAACAAAAATCTAAACCGCTCAAACAACAAAACCAGCACAGAGATCCGATCCGGTATTACTCGGTTACGTGAATCGATTCgatcatatttttcaaatagcaTGAATATTGTTTAAATCGTGTCATAAATCTTAGGAAGCGTTCAGTTTTCTAATCCGGGTCTAATCGTCGTGGGTAACGTCACACGAGGTGCGTCGTGTCGGTCGGTCCGGAAACCCGATACGCGTGCACTATATTGTTCATAGGCATCTACCGACCTTGAAACTACGCCCGCTGACGCAATAAAAAACTAAGAGAGATTAcgattgtatatttaatttttctcgaATATAACCTCGGGgcatttgtatttgtattcgaTTGTGAGAGAAAAAAACGGGTTCCACACGCCTGCAAATTGTTGCACTTCTTTTGTTTGAGGCTTATTAGCCGGAAAATTCAATAAGCTTTAATGAGTcttctgggcccagtttcacaaaaagctTTTGctcctaaatcgatttaagttgaaatgaattaatgatgaaattaaatcacTTTTAAGAGTTGAACTTTTTGCGAAACTTGACCCCGGCTTCATGACGTGTTTAATAGAAAACAGATATGGAGTTTGTACACGATACACTAATGTCGAAAACTGAttagaaaactgaaaataatttcgtaAAACTCTGGACACTCAAAGCTACATACAAAAAATGATCATAGAGACTAACGAACGTCCCAAATAAACCGAAAATTTATTAATCTTTTGTGACAGacgatgatgattttaaacttaACATTTCCTTCAAGATATCTCATCTATACAGATTCCTTACGCGAAGAACAGACACGTTTAATACCCatagaatttagaaaaaattcaatatcgaatttaaaaatctaacaacGATCTCTAGTGAGCGTTCGAAACGTCGTCATTTTGTGTTAATTTTTGATAGAtaaaattcgattttaattTTCTGAATTCTGTATATAACGTGGGCTTCAAACTTATTTCACCGAATGTATTTATACACACAGATACACTCGATGATATTACTATACAATACATTGTTGATACACGTCGTCGACGAATCTGATAAAATAGTAAATCGTTTTGTTATCGCGAGTACCGATAACTTTCGAATTAAACTAGCaataattaactgataaaacgCTATATGTTCGAATGATCAGATTTATTTGCGAACTCTGCTGacgagttttattttcattcgacCAGGATTTTAGCAGTTAAAGCAAAGGTTGTTGATCGAAATTTGAAGGAATCGTAGGCACAAAACGTGTATTTTCAACTGGATCCTAAACATCTGGCGGACAACATTTCAAAAGGCCAGAATCATAACATATATGTCTAAAAGCATTTTGGTTTAAAGATTCGAAACTGCACTTTGAACAATCTTTAATctcatctttaaaaaaaaacttaatctGTGGTTAAATCGATACAATTTCTCCACCGTTCCAGTTCAGTTTAGGATGAGTTTGTCCTTTGTAAAAAGAGACGCAgttttataaatgaatatatcaatgACTAGTAGAGAGATTCAGTATTCGGAGATGCGGTAAATTAATGACttaatgatttattctgaTCTGTCACAGTTTCGAAGTTTTTACTAAACTTCATCATCCGTGAacattatcatattattttgGTGTCTCCGATGATGGAGTTTACAAAAACTCCGATTAACTGTCATAGACCGGAATAAATAATCACGTGATCGACAGTAGATTTAGTTAATATGAACACGTCCAGCTTACCTCTGTGATAATTAATGATGACTTTTCTCGGCTGTTCACCGCACTGATTGTTAATGTTCTCTTTAGCGTGAATGTCCGATTGAACGAGTTCGTTAAGGAAACTGATGTAACCGATCGCTAACCGAAGCGTGTCCACTTTCGACAGTCGTTTTTCGTACGGTAACGTCGGAATATGGGCACGTAATCCTTCAAACGCTTCGTTAATCGACAACATCCGTTTACGTTCTCTTAAATTTGCCGCCTGGCGTTGTTGGACCTGTTGTTGGGGACACCGGCGCCGCCGACGCCTCGTCTTACCGCCCACCGGTTGAGGGGTATCGCCCGGGTCGTGCGAGGTCGACGTTTGATAGCTGGACTCCGAGGAAGCGATCGAAGCCGTCTCGATATCCGTGCTACCTCCGTGATACTGACCAGTGCCGTAATCGTGTAAAAATTGCCGATTTACGGCGTCCAAATCCAAATTCTCCATGGCACCCCGATTACCGCGATAAACGGTgagatttttcataaatataaTGACGTTTTGATGAAGATGTCTTGTTTTGTGTTGCGTCAATTTAACGCGCGTTTTCTGAGCGGTGTTTGTTATATCCGGTGAGCCGAGCGCTCGGTCGCGTGTCGCTTTCTCGTCGTCCACCAATCAGCGCCGCTCAGACGACCGAATGGGCGTGGCTTACGAGTGGAAACCCGATCTGGATATCGTCGATTCGTTCGTAAAGTAAATAAATGCAAGTGTCGCCGTTCTCACCGGGACAGCGGTGCAGATACAAAACGGCTGGAAAACAGTAGTTAGTGAAGGAAGTATAGGTGAGATACGACAATCTGGATCCCATCGGGTGCGGTTCCCACATACTAAAAAATACGGAtagcaagagagagagagggagagagggagagagagagggagggagggagggagagggacgGCGCGACGAATAAATTCACAACttctttattatttcatttataccgacaatacacgatACAATAGAGAACGTGAAAGTTTATTGGAAAATCGTATCCGCATTTTATACCTGTCTACAACACGCGCGACACGCGTGTTGCTTCGCGATAGATTCAACAGTTTGTTGGTTAGAATGTTCTGTACTCTGTAGTgggttctatttcttttttgttaCGGCTTTCACACCAGTTTTGAATAGCGGTTCATAGGTTTGAAGCCCTGGTTAAGTAGCAGTTAGTCGGTCTCGCCATGTACTCGTTTTAGTGTCCCACGGTCTCAATAATCATTCAGGGTCCACGTGTTTGAATTCTAGTGCTagcagtcagtctttcactagACTTTAGTTAATCTACGGTTCGTAAAACCCGTGTGTTTAGTATTTCACGCGCTGCCCTGATAGCGGCGGTTTCTCAATTTTCTTCCTATCGACAGGAAAAATTCGTTAAGAAGTTTCACAAATTTGTCACGATAAACCCTGACGTCTGAAGTTGACAAAAAAGGACTCGGACCCTAAAATATATTACCACAGTATGTTACCGTATAAATCTCATTTGAAAGTTATTTCTGTGAAGAAAGTTATCGGAGATGTTTTGGGAGTTACAGCCTTAAAATCTGGCCATCATTTTCACGCATTGTCACAAGATAAACGGCACGCGATTCATAACCAATAATCCAAGGCTCTGTGTGGGTTTGAATCGTAGTCACAACCGTCAACTTCAGATCAGAATCTATAACCGAGGGAGCCATAGCCGATAATTGGGCCCTAATTATGTCGGAAAAAGAAGTTCACTTCGCTTTGTCGTCATTTTAACGCCTTGTGAGTTAAAACATCTCTTTTAAAAATGCGGAAGTATTTTTGCTCACAATAACTCGTCACTACTCCGCCCCTTCCGTGACTTCTAAAAAACGCGGACATGCTATAGGCCTTAACAGTGTCCATATCCCAGCTGGAGCGCAGGCGAACGCTTCGATTTCGTGCCTAGAAAACCTGAATTGCGAAGGTATCTCGGACCGAGGATCACACGATTCTGCCCTGTGTTTGCCCGGTGGAATTACACGCACGCGTTTAAACCGAGCGAAAACTATAATGGTTTTAAATGGTGCCTTTAGAATGTGCGCGATAGAATATAGCGTGGAAAGCCAACGAACAGCTAattattcttttcttcttcACGCAATCGTGTTCTGTATGATGTTTTCTAATCGCTCCTCGGAGAATATCGCGCGCCTATCGTAAAAAAAAGAGCTTTAGCTTTTGTAGATCTGAGCTTATGGCATCGGGTGCTCCTCATCGCAAAAATGTTTGCTTTCAACATCGTCTTCTGAACTCAGTGAAACAACACAGATTAGATTTTAGGAGATACAACCACGAGTTTATATCCGTCATTTACATAACTTTAAGAAACAAAAATGCGCAAAGAATAGATTAGTAATTGAGAAAACATATCGAAATGTAGTTTACTCGGTAATTCGAAGCCAACATTAACAAACAAATCTAGCGATAATAATTATATTACTGTAAACAGCAATAATTAGTAATTGTGGCATGTAAATATGTGTTAGGTTTGTTAACATAAAAGGTGCGAGGAAAGCTCTTTGTACATCGTTTGATTTTTGATCAAGCTGAAATACGTAAGATGTGAATACCTTTCTCCAGAGTAATTAAACCGAAGCAGCAGTAAGCAGTATATTGGAGCATTGATAAATAGTTATAGCTTAGAGAATAACAAATGGATAGCATTAGTTTCAAATTGAACT is drawn from Tubulanus polymorphus chromosome 10, tnTubPoly1.2, whole genome shotgun sequence and contains these coding sequences:
- the LOC141912123 gene encoding pancreas transcription factor 1 subunit alpha-like translates to MENLDLDAVNRQFLHDYGTGQYHGGSTDIETASIASSESSYQTSTSHDPGDTPQPVGGKTRRRRRRCPQQQVQQRQAANLRERKRMLSINEAFEGLRAHIPTLPYEKRLSKVDTLRLAIGYISFLNELVQSDIHAKENINNQCGEQPRKVIINYHRAMDEGEQYGLPPLTGHSLSWTDEKKPQMGPNNTMSAKIWTPEDPRQNKMTSECSSLLDNTLDL